From a region of the Thermodesulfobacteriota bacterium genome:
- a CDS encoding cytidylate kinase-like family protein, with product MPVITISRGSYSRGKEVAEKVAARLGFECISRDILLEASEEFNIPEIRLVRALHDAPSVLDRFTHGKERYISYIRKALLKRVQKDNVVYHGLAGHYFLQHIPHVFKIRVISDMAERVKEEIKRENITGEKALYILKKDDDERRRWGLQLYGIDTWDSQLYDLVLHVKTITVDDAVDIICRMAQAPIFQATPESRRILDNLLLAAEIKAAVVELEPMLKVTAEDGVVHISGIDTVRKIKPQVLAEIKAVAAVREGVRKVILDGDLTDSEHHAVNPFHNL from the coding sequence ATGCCTGTGATCACCATCTCCCGGGGCTCGTACAGCCGGGGAAAAGAAGTCGCCGAAAAAGTCGCCGCCAGACTGGGTTTTGAATGTATATCCCGGGATATCCTCCTGGAGGCCTCTGAAGAGTTTAACATACCGGAAATCCGTCTGGTCCGGGCGCTTCACGACGCCCCGTCGGTCCTGGACCGGTTCACCCACGGCAAGGAACGATATATCAGCTATATCCGCAAAGCCCTGTTAAAACGTGTTCAGAAGGATAACGTGGTGTACCACGGCCTGGCCGGCCATTATTTTCTGCAGCATATTCCGCATGTGTTTAAAATAAGAGTGATCTCCGATATGGCCGAACGCGTGAAAGAAGAGATCAAAAGAGAAAACATCACCGGGGAAAAAGCGCTTTATATTCTTAAAAAGGACGATGATGAACGCCGGCGCTGGGGCCTTCAGCTTTATGGTATTGATACCTGGGATAGCCAGCTTTACGATCTGGTACTGCATGTCAAGACCATCACCGTGGACGACGCCGTGGACATCATCTGCCGCATGGCTCAGGCTCCGATCTTCCAGGCGACGCCGGAGTCCAGGCGGATACTGGACAACCTGCTGCTGGCGGCGGAAATAAAGGCGGCCGTGGTGGAACTCGAGCCCATGCTGAAGGTGACGGCCGAGGACGGTGTGGTTCATATCAGCGGTATCGATACCGTCAGAAAGATCAAACCCCAGGTGCTGGCGGAAATCAAGGCGGTAGCGGCGGTCCGGGAAGGTGTTCGGAAGGTGATCCTGGACGGTGATTTGACGGACAGCGAACATCATGCCGTCAATCCTTTTCATAACTTGTAA
- a CDS encoding prepilin-type N-terminal cleavage/methylation domain-containing protein, which translates to MSENHYPGTGRQGFTLIELMIVVAILGLLAIMAIPNYISYRNKAFCSHAEADASIIAGEIASYFAIPSHTTIDKSQIAPTPLTNATWDIISADPNLCITITVQDDSGRCSRSYQEKMAGWKDGVYTKTIRR; encoded by the coding sequence ATGTCGGAAAACCATTATCCAGGAACGGGGAGGCAGGGATTTACGCTGATCGAACTGATGATCGTTGTCGCCATTCTCGGGTTGCTGGCGATCATGGCCATACCGAATTATATTTCCTACCGCAATAAAGCCTTTTGCAGTCACGCCGAGGCGGACGCGTCCATCATTGCCGGTGAGATCGCGTCCTATTTCGCTATTCCGTCTCATACCACCATCGATAAAAGCCAGATTGCGCCCACCCCCCTTACCAATGCCACCTGGGATATTATTTCCGCCGACCCCAATCTGTGCATTACGATTACGGTCCAGGACGACTCCGGAAGGTGTTCACGCAGCTATCAGGAAAAAATGGCGGGATGGAAAGACGGCGTATATACCAAGACCATTCGCCGTTAA
- a CDS encoding response regulator, producing the protein MTDKVLIVDDEKDFLDLISERLKTRDMNVSTVTNARDAISLIDKESYDAVVLDLQMPEMDGLEALKRIKEKNPDVQVILLTGHATVEKGVQAMKLGAMDLIEKPADLATIIDRIKRAKAEKIILVEKKSEQRIRDILTRKAW; encoded by the coding sequence ATGACAGACAAGGTTCTGATTGTGGATGATGAAAAAGATTTCCTGGATCTTATTTCCGAGCGGCTGAAAACGCGGGACATGAACGTGTCTACCGTTACCAACGCCAGGGACGCTATCTCCCTGATCGACAAGGAGTCCTATGACGCGGTGGTGCTGGATCTCCAGATGCCGGAAATGGACGGCCTGGAGGCCCTCAAGCGGATCAAGGAGAAGAACCCCGACGTGCAGGTCATCCTGCTGACCGGACATGCCACGGTGGAAAAAGGGGTCCAGGCCATGAAGCTCGGCGCCATGGATCTGATTGAAAAACCGGCGGATCTGGCCACCATCATCGACCGCATCAAGCGGGCCAAGGCGGAAAAGATCATTCTGGTGGAAAAAAAGAGCGAGCAGCGCATTCGTGACATCCTGACCCGCAAAGCCTGGTAG
- a CDS encoding histidine kinase dimerization/phospho-acceptor domain-containing protein translates to MGNRPIPEETGLTFYSKISASISHELKNALAVINESAGFLEDVTLMAKKGVPLDPGRLGSLAGTILKQVQRANTIIKNMNRLAHSLDEKQAAVDISSLLELMLRVSDRIAVNRGIEISSTTGEDPISINTCPFFLETLIWLLLDLSMDTCGTTKKINVSAKRSGAGAEIVFSGLMELAGSQADELLNGKTAPLLHALGAKLRAIEEEGRLIVSLPAGCPALP, encoded by the coding sequence ATGGGAAACCGACCGATTCCGGAAGAGACGGGGCTTACCTTTTATTCCAAAATCTCCGCCTCCATTTCTCACGAACTGAAGAACGCCCTGGCGGTGATCAACGAAAGCGCCGGTTTTCTGGAGGATGTCACCCTGATGGCCAAAAAAGGGGTCCCCCTGGATCCCGGACGCCTGGGTTCCCTGGCCGGGACCATTCTCAAGCAGGTGCAGCGGGCCAACACCATCATCAAGAACATGAACCGCCTGGCTCACAGTCTGGATGAGAAACAGGCCGCCGTCGATATCTCCTCCCTGCTGGAACTGATGCTGCGCGTTTCGGATCGGATTGCCGTCAACCGGGGAATTGAAATCAGCTCCACGACAGGGGAAGACCCGATTTCCATCAACACGTGCCCTTTCTTTCTGGAAACCCTGATCTGGCTTCTGCTGGACCTGTCCATGGATACGTGCGGAACGACAAAAAAGATAAACGTAAGCGCCAAACGATCCGGGGCCGGCGCGGAAATCGTATTTTCCGGGCTGATGGAGTTGGCCGGATCCCAGGCCGACGAGCTTCTGAACGGAAAAACGGCGCCGCTGCTGCATGCACTGGGTGCGAAACTGCGGGCGATCGAAGAAGAAGGCCGGTTGATCGTGTCCCTTCCGGCCGGCTGTCCGGCGTTGCCTTGA
- a CDS encoding response regulator, translated as MKLLLVDDEKDFVATLAERLALRHIEADWATSAREAEELIKTRRYDLVVLDVKMPHMGGRQLKQIIEKQLPGVKTIYLTGHGSEEDYRAGVAEAEYYLLKPISIDDLIAKINDALSR; from the coding sequence ATGAAACTGCTCCTGGTTGATGATGAAAAAGATTTTGTGGCCACGTTGGCCGAACGACTGGCCTTAAGGCACATTGAAGCCGACTGGGCCACCAGCGCCAGAGAAGCCGAGGAACTGATCAAGACGCGCCGTTATGACCTGGTGGTGCTGGATGTCAAGATGCCGCACATGGGAGGCCGGCAGTTAAAACAGATCATTGAAAAACAGCTGCCGGGGGTTAAGACAATTTATCTGACCGGACACGGTTCCGAAGAGGATTACCGTGCCGGCGTAGCCGAGGCGGAATATTACCTGCTCAAGCCTATCAGTATTGATGACCTGATCGCCAAAATAAATGACGCGCTGTCCAGGTAA
- a CDS encoding ATP-binding protein — translation MEIKRSFKLFFPVFRRQDDASPGRYDRYMFNYGRLWKSAVMLTGLSAIIPLLLVSWVDFNVTQRAVESESLARTSRTVSNAKRTIAAFLAKRKAALDFIANDNSYERLLDSGRLTRLLDNLRLAIGGVTDIGVIDASGNQVAYSGPYPLAGKDYSNQQWFQEAINRGMFISEVFMGFRNEPHFVIAVRHGNSDQGFFVLRISIDTGRLNEQLSGFELSEKGNAFIVNTQGILQTPSRGHEKMFEKIEFPIPVYSDKTEVVQYHSSAEGEYILGYAYIPDSPFILMIVSKTGELMESWHRTRIEMLVYLLGGIVIVLFAVTGFATYFVNRIYIADQRRIRSLHQVEYANKLASIGRLAAGVAHEINNPLAVINEKAGLIKDIFQFTEKYSGDAKLIGLVDSIHDSVTRCGKITKQLLSFARHMDTSVQPVDIKAVISDVLGFLGKEAEYRNITISVDVPPDIPRFESDRGKLQQILLNLINNSFAALSEGGTLYISAKRIADQMLRLQVKDTGCGIPDKDIKRIFEPFFSTKAQSGGTGLGLSITYSLTQELGGSIDVESRVGVGTTFTITLPLTPRPETKENNDETAPG, via the coding sequence ATGGAAATAAAACGATCCTTCAAACTTTTCTTTCCCGTCTTCCGGCGCCAGGATGACGCTTCCCCGGGACGATACGACCGCTATATGTTCAACTACGGCCGTCTCTGGAAATCGGCGGTCATGCTGACCGGCCTGTCCGCCATCATCCCCCTGCTGCTGGTATCCTGGGTCGACTTCAACGTCACCCAGCGGGCGGTGGAATCGGAAAGCCTGGCCCGGACCTCCCGCACCGTTTCCAATGCCAAGCGGACCATCGCGGCCTTTCTGGCCAAACGGAAAGCGGCTCTTGATTTTATCGCCAATGACAATTCCTATGAACGGCTGCTGGACTCCGGCCGGCTGACCCGTCTGCTGGACAACCTGCGGCTGGCCATCGGCGGGGTAACGGATATCGGCGTGATCGACGCTTCGGGAAACCAGGTCGCCTACAGCGGCCCTTACCCCCTGGCAGGCAAGGATTACAGCAACCAGCAGTGGTTCCAGGAAGCCATAAACCGGGGCATGTTCATCAGCGAAGTGTTCATGGGGTTCCGTAACGAGCCTCATTTCGTGATCGCCGTCCGTCACGGAAATTCGGATCAGGGATTTTTTGTGCTGCGCATATCCATCGACACGGGCCGGCTGAACGAGCAGTTGTCGGGTTTTGAGCTGAGCGAAAAAGGCAACGCTTTTATTGTCAATACCCAGGGAATTCTGCAGACCCCCTCCCGGGGCCATGAAAAAATGTTTGAAAAAATCGAATTCCCGATTCCCGTTTATTCCGACAAAACCGAGGTGGTTCAATATCACAGTTCCGCTGAAGGCGAATATATCCTGGGTTATGCCTATATTCCCGACAGTCCCTTTATCCTGATGATCGTCAGCAAGACCGGAGAACTCATGGAATCGTGGCACCGGACCCGCATCGAGATGCTGGTTTACCTGCTGGGCGGCATCGTCATCGTGCTGTTCGCGGTCACCGGATTCGCCACCTACTTCGTCAACCGGATTTACATCGCCGATCAACGCCGCATCCGCAGCCTGCATCAGGTGGAGTATGCCAACAAGCTGGCCTCCATCGGCCGGCTGGCCGCCGGCGTGGCCCATGAAATCAACAACCCCCTGGCGGTGATCAATGAAAAGGCCGGGCTGATCAAGGATATTTTCCAGTTCACGGAAAAATATTCCGGAGACGCCAAGCTTATCGGCCTGGTGGATTCGATTCACGATTCCGTGACCCGCTGCGGCAAAATCACCAAGCAGCTGCTCAGCTTCGCCCGCCATATGGATACCAGTGTCCAGCCGGTCGACATCAAGGCGGTCATCTCCGACGTACTGGGTTTTCTGGGCAAGGAGGCTGAATACCGTAACATTACCATTTCCGTCGACGTTCCCCCGGATATACCCCGGTTTGAATCCGACCGGGGCAAGCTGCAGCAGATTCTGCTGAACCTGATCAACAATTCCTTTGCCGCCCTGTCAGAAGGTGGCACCCTTTACATATCGGCAAAGCGAATCGCTGACCAAATGTTGCGCCTCCAGGTGAAAGATACCGGCTGCGGAATTCCGGACAAGGATATCAAACGCATTTTCGAACCTTTTTTCTCCACCAAGGCCCAGTCCGGCGGCACCGGGCTGGGCCTTTCCATCACCTATTCCCTGACGCAGGAACTGGGCGGATCGATCGACGTGGAGAGCCGGGTCGGAGTGGGCACCACCTTTACTATTACACTGCCGCTGACACCCCGGCCGGAAACAAAGGAGAACAATGATGAAACTGCTCCTGGTTGA
- a CDS encoding response regulator yields the protein MSTLAIFSGTYCNAEPVIEDCRRKTGHRMITDAALVSEAARLSGMTEKKIESAFQPKASVFNPFTHEKERAIAYLRLALADLLDADNLIISGYSSLMIPADISHVLRVCLVADVKNRIETVRQQKVLSEKEAAALIRKDMEEAAVWVKTVKGEDDPWKPELYDMLVPTDKIKPNEAVDLIVQHMNADVVQPSSRSRRMVADFQLAARAGEVLARAGHNVSTQARDGKVIITINKHVLMLSRLEEELKSLAGKIPGVKSVETRVGEAFYQTDIYRKYDFQIPSKVLLVDDEREFVQTLSERLIMRDMGSAVAYDGESALSMVAEEEPEVMILDLKMPGIDGIEVLRRVKATRPDIEVIILTGHGSEADRKVCMELGAFAYLHKPVNIDELSETLKKANEKVRQKKSVGGKRD from the coding sequence ATGTCTACGTTAGCGATTTTCAGCGGAACGTACTGCAACGCCGAACCGGTCATCGAGGACTGCCGTCGGAAAACCGGCCACAGGATGATTACCGACGCCGCCCTGGTATCGGAAGCAGCCCGGCTGTCAGGTATGACGGAGAAAAAAATCGAAAGTGCTTTTCAGCCCAAGGCATCAGTTTTCAACCCGTTTACCCATGAAAAGGAACGGGCCATTGCTTATCTGCGCCTGGCCCTGGCCGATCTTCTTGACGCGGATAATTTAATTATTTCGGGATATTCCAGCCTGATGATTCCCGCCGATATCAGCCACGTGCTGCGGGTGTGCCTGGTGGCCGACGTCAAAAACCGGATCGAGACGGTTCGTCAGCAAAAAGTGCTCTCTGAAAAAGAGGCCGCGGCCCTGATTCGAAAGGACATGGAGGAAGCGGCGGTCTGGGTTAAAACCGTCAAGGGGGAAGATGATCCCTGGAAACCGGAACTTTATGATATGCTCGTGCCCACGGACAAGATTAAACCGAACGAGGCCGTGGACCTGATCGTTCAGCACATGAACGCCGATGTGGTCCAGCCGTCCAGCCGCTCCCGCCGGATGGTGGCTGATTTTCAGTTGGCGGCCAGGGCCGGAGAGGTTCTGGCCAGGGCCGGCCACAATGTTTCCACCCAGGCCCGGGACGGAAAGGTGATCATCACCATCAACAAACACGTGCTGATGCTCTCCCGCCTGGAAGAGGAACTGAAATCTCTGGCGGGAAAAATCCCCGGTGTCAAAAGTGTCGAGACCAGGGTCGGCGAAGCGTTTTACCAGACCGATATCTACCGCAAGTACGATTTCCAGATACCCTCGAAAGTGCTGCTGGTCGATGACGAACGCGAATTCGTCCAGACCCTGTCCGAACGCCTGATCATGAGGGACATGGGTTCGGCCGTGGCCTACGACGGTGAATCGGCCCTGAGCATGGTGGCCGAAGAGGAACCCGAAGTGATGATCCTGGATTTGAAAATGCCCGGCATCGACGGTATCGAGGTTCTGCGCCGTGTCAAGGCCACCCGGCCGGACATCGAGGTCATCATTCTTACCGGACACGGCTCCGAAGCTGATAGAAAAGTGTGCATGGAACTGGGGGCTTTTGCCTATCTGCATAAACCGGTCAATATCGATGAACTCAGCGAAACCCTGAAAAAAGCCAACGAAAAGGTCCGGCAGAAAAAATCAGTCGGCGGAAAACGTGACTGA